ACTAAATAATCAAATATTTTTTTATTTGGAATATCACAAATAAAGTTAAATAATCTTGGATTTACTCCTTGATTTTCTAAAACTTCCTCAGAAATTAATTTAGCAACCATTGGATCAATTAGAGTATTAAATTCAGATTTTGCATCTGTATTTGTAAACACATTATATCCGGCATTTGATAAAATATGATAAATTAAATGAGAGCTTGTTGATTTGCCATTTGTTCCACTAATAACAACTCTTTTAGAATCTGGAACTAAATTATCAATCGTCCATCTTAGGGCAAATGCATTAGCAAATTCAATCCTTTCTACAACAATAACTGGAAAATGAAGTTTTTCTGCCATTTCTAATGCATCTTCTTTAGGATTTAAAGTGATTAAACAAGCTACATTTTTATCATTTGCTATTTCAACACCTTTTCCATTAATCCAATGTCTTATTACAATATCCCCTTCTTGAGCTTCATTTAAAGTTTCAAATATTCCTGTAAACCCAGTAGAAGGTTTATAATCATTAGATCCATAGATTACCCCTCCAATTGAATCTGCAAGTTGATTAATAGAAAAGGTATTTAAAGAAGATACAGAATCTGCTAATTCATTTAAAAAATATGGTTTTGACATTTTTATCCCCTAATCTCATTAATTAAAAAATTAATTTAAGAATAAAATAAATTGTATAAAGTTAAATAAAAATAATTTTTGCTAATTAAATTAAGCAAATATAAAGTATTTAGTAGCTAAACCAATTAGACATACAACTACAGTTAACAACCAATAGCTTAAAACAATTTTAACTTCAGATATTCCTTTATAATTTAAGGTATGATGTAAAGGTTCTACAGCTAAAGTAATTATATGAACCCTGTGCATTAAACTTATAATAGTTGATACAATTGGTACAGCTAAAGCAAGTACAGCAAAGTAAGGCATATCAGTTAAGAATGCCGCTGCTGCATAACCTGTTCCTAAAACAAATGAACCAGTATCCCCCATAAATATTGAAGCAGGATATCTATTAAACACTAAAAACCCAAGACAAATTGCGGTTAAAAGTCCGAAGGGATAAAGTGCTGTAGGATTTCCAAATATATAGCCATAAATACAACAAGCAAATGATGCAATAGCTATTATACCTGCAGCTAAACCATCCATACCGTCAATAAGGTTTACTGCATTAATTGCACCTAAAACACCAATGATTATAACAGGATATGCTAAAAGACCTAAAGTAAATCCTCCACAACTAGCTACAACACCTGTTAAAGCTAAGAATAAGCCCGGCAATAATTGTACAATGATTTTTACTCCTTCACCAGGTTCATATTTAATTGGAATTTCAGCAACAATTTCTAATTTGGCCTCTTCCACTAAGCTAGTTAGTTCTTGTTTAGCTTTATCAGTAGTTATTCTTGCTTCTTCACCAACTCCCAAATTCAGCAAACCTATAGGAACAGCAGAATCACTAATATTTTTAACTACTTTTTGATATTCTTTTACTCTAAGACCTAGTAAATCATCAAGTAATCCCATTACTCCACCAGTAAGCATGATAAATGAAATGATTAAAATATCTGTGTTTTTATAATATAATGAAAGAATAAGTAAAATAGTAAATAAGAAAGCTATACCTCCCATTGTAGGAGTACCTGCTTTATGTCTATGTTCACTTACAATAGGATTATCAGATAAATCTGCATCCTTTAAAGCTTTCCTTACAAACCAAGTAAATATAACAGTTCCAAAGAAAGTTATAAAAAACATTATTATAATATTCGTTAAATCC
The sequence above is drawn from the Methanobrevibacter olleyae genome and encodes:
- a CDS encoding glycosyltransferase family 4 protein; translated protein: MDLTNIIIMFFITFFGTVIFTWFVRKALKDADLSDNPIVSEHRHKAGTPTMGGIAFLFTILLILSLYYKNTDILIISFIMLTGGVMGLLDDLLGLRVKEYQKVVKNISDSAVPIGLLNLGVGEEARITTDKAKQELTSLVEEAKLEIVAEIPIKYEPGEGVKIIVQLLPGLFLALTGVVASCGGFTLGLLAYPVIIIGVLGAINAVNLIDGMDGLAAGIIAIASFACCIYGYIFGNPTALYPFGLLTAICLGFLVFNRYPASIFMGDTGSFVLGTGYAAAAFLTDMPYFAVLALAVPIVSTIISLMHRVHIITLAVEPLHHTLNYKGISEVKIVLSYWLLTVVVCLIGLATKYFIFA